CCTGTACCCTGGTGGAAGGACTACTTTTCCCAGCTGAGTACTACGTTCGAACCACAAGACGTATGACATCTTCACAGAGCCAGCCTGACATGCGGGCCGTTATACTTTCCCAGCTCAGCACTGGACGACAACGCCGCGGCAGAGGATtaaacagatgcacacacaaccCTGAACAATCAGGTCAACACACTGGGACCAGTTTGTCCTCACTGGCAACTGTACCTGTTGATCCCCGCATGGAATCACAGTCTGCTGACACATCTACTGAGCTGAACAGTCAGAGCTCCAGTGAGATTTTAGATCAAATCTCAGCTTCATGTCATCAGGTCGGCATTGATGCTCGACTTTCTCCTACGGCCATCACTGCTCGTCCAGCAAGAGgtaggaggaagagaagggggaggggCAGAGGGAGACCTCAAACCCCACGATGCTCTATAGACACCCATCGACTAAGCCTTGGAGAAACCTCCCACAATCCCCAGCCAACCAGCTCCCCGCTCTCTTCCTCCCCGTCTCTCCATGGAGCCGATGGACCAACGCCCCACCTCACTCTGGGAGAAGCTGTTCCAATACAGGACGACCCCCCGTCCGTGTCTATCCTCAGCTCAGCCACACAGCCTTGCTCTGGAGATGATGGAGCTCAGGTCAGCTCTGCCTTTGGACATCTGGTAAAGTTCTTTCCCATCTTTCTTAAGAACGGCGACGCGACTAACGGATCCACACAGATGAGTAGAAGTAAGACTTGTATTATTactctatatatgtgtgtgtcagtgataGAAAATAAGGTCTACAGGTTTGTCTTGCTGAGATTAGAATATTGATTTATCGTAATTTCAGGTTTGGATACAGTAAAATGCTGGTGTCATCTTCATTATCCCCCCAAAAAGATTAAAAGCAAATGTTTCTGCTAATTGCTAACTACCGTACTAAGAGCCGTACGGAGTCTGATACATTGCCACATATGTCATTAGAATCATCACATCTCTACTCGTCAATTCAAATCaactttattgacatttttacttgcaaaacaaaacatcctcTTCATTCCAAGGTAGTGCGATCTGCTGGAGCTGCTATTAacgattgttttttttatcaattaatatgccttttttttcttgatttattgATTACATGGTTTGTctatgaaatgtgaaaaatgtcatcACAATTTCCAAGAGTCATTACTATGTTATTTACTATTAATTACTAACGATTAATTGTTGGttaaaatagttgcagattcaGTGTCTGTTTTTTGATTAATTAACTTTAAACCAGTGCAGCTCTAAACCCTGCTTTTACAAGACATTACATTGTATAACCACACATGTCTATTCAAATATCTGTTGTGTATATGCCCCATAACCTCCAAATTAAAGTGTCTAGGAGACAAAGGTCGAAATTACGTAATATTAAGAGAGATAAATGGATAAAGTGAACTCTGAATCTATCGCCTCCTATTAAAGTGTCTTTAACTTTGTGTCCTGTAGGTCCAGCAAGCTTGCAATCTCTCCTcttgccctcctcctcctcacctgcCCAAACGTCTCTGTTTCCTCTCCCGTGTCTGTCCCCCCACCCACTGGTCAACAAGCTGATGAACTTTGACATTACACAAGATTTCCATCTCCCCGATGACCAGTTTGCTTCCCTGAAGCTGCACAAGCTCCGCCAAGTCGCTGTGGATTCAGGAGTTGAATATTTTACATCGCCTTATCACCACTCACGCAGGAGCAACCGGCGCTCTGACACTCAGAGCAGCAGTGACACAATGATGCCTCTTCCGCTCTCGCTTAGCCTCACGCCCACAATGACCAACTCACCCCACCCCCCCGAACCAAAACAAGCCGCTACACAGTCTGTAGACTTCCAGAATTTGTCAATAGATCACAAGCTTGAAGATAAATTGACAAGCCAGTCCTTAACTGAGGGGTCAGCCAAACAAGATATGGAAATCCCTGCAGAGCAGCATACAGAAATCCTTTACCCAGAGTGTCTGACTCGCATCACCTCAACAGAGTCTGTGTCTGTGGTTCAAGATTGTGCTGCTGACTTTGTTGATCGATGTGTAGAGCAAGATGCTGTGATTCTGAATACTCATAGCCAGAGAAGCGTCTCAGCAAgcgacacacacagacctgctgACCACCCTGTCAAACCACCGCCTCACGTCAACTTTGCAGACAAACCTGCAGTCAAAGTGAATGATTACGTCATCAGGCGCTCAGATGAACTTCAAATAAAAGAGTCTTTTGTCATTTCATCAGAAGAACAAACTGTTTGCTCTGGTGTAGTCCATCCTTTGGAAGACCAGAGGTTAACAAACCACCAAACAGAAGACAAAGCTACCATCAAGACTCTTTCCTTAGATTGCCCTATACAGGAAACCCTGGAGGACCCTCCTAACTGTTGTACTGCTGTACAGTTTTGTAAGAACAGTGAAGCTCAAGGGGCGTCTCCTGTGCAGCATCTGAATGCTGCCAACGATTCAAATGAAACCACCACAAGTTCTCCCAGAGACAGATTGGTGGGAGATAAAAATCCAGACTCCAAAAGAGTGCACTCTCAGCTCCTGTTGAGCCCTCTTCTGGCATCAGAACCCTGCCCCTTCATAACCCCACACCTGCCCTCCTCTGCTCCCGCCAACAGCCCCACTATGCCATCCCTAGGactcaccccccacccccatctgACCTCCTCTCCCACTGCCGCACCTCTAACCCTGGCTCCCCGCCTTAGCCCGTCCACCCAGGTCCTGTCCCCTTCAGCTCTCTGTCCTTGTCCATCCCTGCTCTTTAGCCAGCCCACCACCTTCCCCGCCGGTCAGATCCAGGCTTCATCCGTGACGTTACGTACAGATGATCAGAGGGTTGACCCACCTGTGACAGTTTCCAGCAACCAGCCACAGGGCTCCAGTGGGCAGGTGGGCGTGAGAATAGAGGGGACTGCCGAGGAACACACAAtgagatgcacacacacgctgaaGGTAAAAGGTTGTACTTGTCGTACAATTAGGAATTCATGTTTGGCTTATGCAATGGCCGCTACGTGCAAAGTGTGTatctgcagctgtgtgtatgtgtgtgttcaggccCCAGCAGGCAGCTGTCTGGTGGATGCATACTGTCTGCCCGGATCTTCAGGACATTTGTGCGTCGTAGCAGCCGGGAAGTGGGCCGTGTGTCTATGGAGTCAGACTTCTGCTTCTGATTGGAGTTTAACACACACCTGGGCTTTCAATGAGGtgagtgtggttgtgtgtgtgtgcaaaatgcATACCTTCATccttatttatttgaatattccTCAATCAAGGACAAGCAGCGTACATTAAAAAGGATACTTTGTTGATTTGAAACCAGccctgtgtcatctttgtgggGAAAGTGTGAGATGTTTTGTGTCATCCAGCGGATCTCGGCAGACTTCCGTAAGGAGCTCCGTGCAGTAGCTCCACAAACGGAAGCCAAACACTGTTAGTCTTATTACACAGtgcccacacaaagatgtaACAGATCCAGATTTAAGTTAGcataaaaaatatctataagCAATAAATCAGAGGATGTAGGTTTTAAAGGCACTAAAACAGGACAAGCGTTCAAATGTTCTGTTTCAAGGACAAAATGTGACACTTTCTAGCATGGCGCACAGTAATTTGGTCAAACttacaacagttttttttttttgtgtgttttttatgtggatgattcttttctctgtttacaGCCAGTGATCAATGTGTTTCCTGTCCCGGATGCTGCTGGGCTGATCTGTGTCACTCTGGGTCAGCTGGAAATCAGAGAagtgaggtaaaaaaaaaagtcctactACCTGGcttgtgtttaaaaacatttttggctAATTGTCTGGACAAGTATAAAGCCTAGTGCTAATCCAAGGACGATTTTCATTAGGACatctgaaaatatgtttaataattGTGCCTGTGAAAAACAGCTGTTGGAAGGTTTCCGCGTTCGTCTTAAACGTAACCGCGTGTCGGTTGTCCATGTGCACAGGATGCTGTCGTGCTCCAGCCTCTTGCAAGTGTTGCTCTGTGAGGGCGTCGTCCAAACTGTTGCGGGTGTGTCTAAGTCCAGAGTTGTTACCTCCTCCCACTCAGCATCTGGTTCCACCCTGCAGGTGTTTACGCTGTCAGACAGTGGCAGGTAAATGAGTTGGCTTATTTAATCTATCTCAGTTATTTCATCATTGCACAGAAATCTTagtgtctcctctctctctctctccctctctctctctctctctctctctctctctctctctctctctctctctctctctctctctctctctctctctctctctctctctctcagcacaTGGAACTCTCAGACTCTCATGTGTCCTGGCGTTTGTGTCGGGGCCCTCGCTCGAGTGGACGGACTTTCAGAGGCTCTCATTGGCACAGATGAGGGCGGAAACCTCTTTGTCTGGTAAGGAAGATTTGCCTTACTTATTGTTACCACGCAGCAAAAGGTCCTCTAGCACGTTTCATCCAGATTTGGCTCTCACATGCACTGCTGCTGTTTACAGTTGAATGTATTCACTGTGACACAGGAATGTAAAGACTGGACAGCAGCTGCGGAGAATTATCCTCGGAGATGGTTTATCACATACTTCCTGTCTCAGAGGATACTCTTACTGTGTAAGTCTATTGCAAAGGGGAGCTGCTGTTCTGCCACCATAACTGTCTCACTTTTCAGATGATTTtactcctgtctgtctgtgtgtgtctgtgtgggtgggtgtgggtgttgGTGTGCTGATGCACAGGGAGTGTTGTTTGTCCTGCTGCAGCATCAGTTGCTCAGCTCTCTGGAGGAAGATACCAAAGAGGAAAGGAAGACGTCGGCCCTGTTGTCTTTGGTTGCCGTTAACCCTCTGACTGGAAAATCTGTCCTGGCTACTCAGCTGCATCCACCCAAAGCCTGGTCTGGCAGGTGAGATGAGGActgatgtatttgtgtgtctctgtaatAGCGATGTACCAATACCAGTATCAGAAAAGCCTCCGATACCGCCTGAAAAAATGGTATTGAACCATTTGTACGCTGTACATATACATCTATGTAACTACCACTCCCATGTGCCTCTGTGTTCTGCAGGCTGTGTGATGCTGATGTTTACAGCTCCCGTGTGGTTGGCCTGAGTCagagtggctgtgtgtgtgtgtgggacctCGGGCAGCGGGCAACCTCCAGGATGGTGTGGTCTCCTGGGAGCGAAGGCTGGGAGCTGGCTCGATGGGGGGGTGGAGGTACGCTGGTGACTGGACATCACAACGGAGACGTTACTCTACACTGTTCCAGTACGAGTCAGGCTTCACTCTGCCATGGACATTAAAGAAACTCTGATTTCTTAAAATCACTCAAATCAGAATGTCTACATGAAGATTTTTAACATTCTAGGCCATCATACTGCTAAGATTAAAGCAATATACTGTTATCTCAAAAAGTCATGGTCTTTATAACGTAACATAACCTCAACAAGACTGAATTGTTAGATGTGGAGTGCTTCTAAATTGAACCTCCTCCGGCCTTTCTACACTAATGTTTTTAGAGCGCCAGTATCACACACTGGACCTCATTGTGTGACAATGTTTACTTGATGGtggatttttcactttttagaCCATTGTAACCCCAAAACCacctttgtgttttattactgCTGCTGTTTTGACTGTTCTTTACTGTGGTTACTTGAATACATAGTTATATTTCttatatataaagaaaaagaagtgttGCCAAAGGTTGTTTTCATAATTTACATTAAACATGTGTattcagttgtatttttgtctaCTTTTATATTGCTAAGGTTGCCCAAACCCGTCTTAGACATGCcggatttatatttttacatcttAGATTTAGATCTTAGATTTAGATAGAAGAGTTAGACCATCTCAAACCATCTCggccaaataataataattattattattaagataaTATAAGAGCATCACCTAAATACAGACATATAGTTAACATTGTGGATATACAATTTGTTACACAGTTCTCAACACTGagttcactttttaaaacttcaGTCAGCGAACCAAACCCATACTACTACAAAACAGcttttacaaaatgcaaacactGGCCATAAAAATTCAATAATTTATGAGTTTTggcttttggaaaaaaaagcatagacaataacaaaaataatgtacatCTGAACACTGCCTGTAATTAAGGCTATAGATCTATGAGTGACAAAGtatacttgtatttttatagtttagtatctgtttgattatttttgttgcgTTATTGCATTTTGGATTGATTAATTGTGTGGtgagaaaaacataatttaaaaaatggagaaatgtatGTAACTTGTTATCACACTGTAAATGAAGCTGTAATGGCTCTTTATGTCAACCAGGAGGCGCCAAATGATTCCTCACcaaattgttacttttttgaaagtttttttttcaaaaattgaaaatgtaacagaGTGATATTCATCAGTTATTTCCACCCagcaaaatatgtcaaaaaccATTGAGGTGGGCTCTCCCTGAATGGACAGTAGTCTACACTATATATAGTTATTGGTTCAGTGAACTTAGACTGTAATTTGGTAAGATTGTACAATTAGGATATGTTCTGAAAATTGTACAATCCTCACAAATTATAGTTgttgtagattaaaaaaaatggatcaactaaaataatttaaggTGCATTGGTCcactatagaaacacacatCTACAGCACTTTATATATTGACCTTAGCTACagacttcatttaaaacacatttgcaacttTATCAGCCTTTTGCATCTCATCATATTCATTAAACTTTTAACAACAATATGTTTTCAAACAGCAACTATGTCACatgaatagtttaaaaaaaaataatggtcacaactttaaataataacagtaCTTAACCGAACGGCTGTATGCaccagttgttttttaatgca
The sequence above is drawn from the Etheostoma cragini isolate CJK2018 chromosome 2, CSU_Ecrag_1.0, whole genome shotgun sequence genome and encodes:
- the palb2 gene encoding partner and localizer of BRCA2, translating into MDTPAVPLLSWMQGPSEQIAKKFKDNMHCEEQLRTTLHCDDKEKLRRKLALLQREYLRTAERLQRAERLDAVRRHVGSKISQQDHQDQRDPQVTSNPCPCPSSLMLNTPKGTAPSIAQCQRHTGGLADSDAACPQTPDPSHDTAKGYRSSPALRLRSQRSRLRWERSAGRSTDDSREEGLSQSERMETVRTEGSEERVKIEGTEVVNESEELFSCTDSESPSLLLTHWNSSGQTETGDNAGKDIQGRQKQREKESELKAEGKIESESTSLLLTGGHPAIHAEGMEPDVTQNGRKEETEEGEENRNTKGQRDVRLCEESSNKDTDKNAAEEIVNEKSHDNTAEINEEKRELIEGEHDVKGVGLLDSCTLVEGLLFPAEYYVRTTRRMTSSQSQPDMRAVILSQLSTGRQRRGRGLNRCTHNPEQSGQHTGTSLSSLATVPVDPRMESQSADTSTELNSQSSSEILDQISASCHQVGIDARLSPTAITARPARGRRKRRGRGRGRPQTPRCSIDTHRLSLGETSHNPQPTSSPLSSSPSLHGADGPTPHLTLGEAVPIQDDPPSVSILSSATQPCSGDDGAQVSSAFGHLVKFFPIFLKNGDATNGSTQMSRSPASLQSLLLPSSSSPAQTSLFPLPCLSPHPLVNKLMNFDITQDFHLPDDQFASLKLHKLRQVAVDSGVEYFTSPYHHSRRSNRRSDTQSSSDTMMPLPLSLSLTPTMTNSPHPPEPKQAATQSVDFQNLSIDHKLEDKLTSQSLTEGSAKQDMEIPAEQHTEILYPECLTRITSTESVSVVQDCAADFVDRCVEQDAVILNTHSQRSVSASDTHRPADHPVKPPPHVNFADKPAVKVNDYVIRRSDELQIKESFVISSEEQTVCSGVVHPLEDQRLTNHQTEDKATIKTLSLDCPIQETLEDPPNCCTAVQFCKNSEAQGASPVQHLNAANDSNETTTSSPRDRLVGDKNPDSKRVHSQLLLSPLLASEPCPFITPHLPSSAPANSPTMPSLGLTPHPHLTSSPTAAPLTLAPRLSPSTQVLSPSALCPCPSLLFSQPTTFPAGQIQASSVTLRTDDQRVDPPVTVSSNQPQGSSGQVGVRIEGTAEEHTMRCTHTLKAPAGSCLVDAYCLPGSSGHLCVVAAGKWAVCLWSQTSASDWSLTHTWAFNEPVINVFPVPDAAGLICVTLGQLEIREVRMLSCSSLLQVLLCEGVVQTVAGVSKSRVVTSSHSASGSTLQVFTLSDSGSTWNSQTLMCPGVCVGALARVDGLSEALIGTDEGGNLFVWNVKTGQQLRRIILGDGLSHTSCLRGYSYCGVLFVLLQHQLLSSLEEDTKEERKTSALLSLVAVNPLTGKSVLATQLHPPKAWSGRLCDADVYSSRVVGLSQSGCVCVWDLGQRATSRMVWSPGSEGWELARWGGGGTLVTGHHNGDVTLHCSSTSQASLCHGH